One genomic segment of Paenibacillus sp. FSL H8-0332 includes these proteins:
- a CDS encoding 3-oxoacid CoA-transferase subunit B encodes MNNREFIVRRIAKEFKDGDVVNLGIGMPTLAVDYIPEHVQIMLQAENGILGVGPKAAKSEESIDCIDSGGSYVTTMAGACYFDSALSFSIIRGGHVDITVLGALEVDEQGNLASWMIPGKKVPGMGGAMDLVVGAKRVIIAMDHVNKDGQPKIMKACKLPLTAVHVVNTIVTEMAVIEVIPGQGLILMEIAPGLTVEEVQRATGAELWISPDLKGIAV; translated from the coding sequence ATGAATAACCGGGAATTTATTGTGAGAAGAATCGCCAAGGAATTCAAGGATGGCGATGTAGTGAATCTGGGGATTGGTATGCCGACCCTGGCGGTAGACTATATTCCCGAGCATGTCCAGATTATGCTACAGGCAGAGAACGGGATACTCGGTGTCGGCCCCAAAGCGGCGAAGTCAGAGGAGAGCATCGATTGCATCGATTCGGGCGGAAGCTATGTGACTACGATGGCCGGAGCCTGCTATTTTGACAGCGCGCTCTCCTTCTCAATTATCCGTGGAGGGCATGTGGATATTACCGTGCTGGGTGCGCTTGAAGTCGATGAGCAGGGTAATCTGGCAAGCTGGATGATTCCGGGGAAAAAGGTGCCGGGCATGGGCGGAGCTATGGATCTGGTAGTCGGGGCCAAGCGGGTCATTATCGCCATGGATCATGTGAACAAGGATGGGCAGCCGAAGATAATGAAAGCCTGCAAGCTGCCCCTGACAGCGGTTCATGTCGTAAACACGATTGTCACTGAAATGGCGGTCATCGAGGTGATCCCGGGCCAAGGTCTGATACTGATGGAAATCGCACCGGGTCTGACGGTGGAAGAGGTTCAACGTGCAACCGGGGCTGAGCTATGGATCTCACCGGACCTGAAGGGAATAGCTGTCTAG
- a CDS encoding acetoacetate decarboxylase, giving the protein MNAKEVLVLQSMPAASPGYGRPPYRFIDREFMVITYESDPAVIRQAVPEPLQPDGSNTVSYEWIRMPDSSGLGSYEESGIVIPCTFQGEPCNFVAQMYLDNAPAILGGREIWGFPKKWASPRLSIAGTETLTGTLHYNDVLVAAGTMPYKHNLLDTEDTARAIAKTQVNLKLIPDVDGTPKIAQLVAYTLEDVHVKGAWTGPARLSLIPHVNAPVADLPVKAYLGGKHFIADLTLPYGQVIHDYIQ; this is encoded by the coding sequence ATGAATGCAAAAGAGGTTCTTGTGCTGCAATCCATGCCTGCGGCCAGTCCGGGTTACGGGCGTCCGCCCTACCGCTTCATTGACCGTGAATTTATGGTCATCACTTATGAATCTGACCCTGCTGTGATCAGACAGGCGGTCCCGGAACCCTTACAGCCGGATGGAAGCAATACCGTGTCTTATGAATGGATCAGGATGCCCGATTCGTCGGGTCTGGGAAGTTATGAGGAGAGCGGGATTGTGATTCCTTGTACCTTTCAGGGGGAGCCCTGCAATTTTGTCGCCCAGATGTATCTGGATAATGCGCCTGCCATTCTGGGAGGACGGGAGATCTGGGGGTTCCCCAAAAAGTGGGCCTCTCCCCGCCTGAGCATTGCAGGCACGGAGACGCTAACCGGTACGTTGCATTATAACGATGTCCTCGTGGCCGCGGGAACCATGCCTTACAAGCATAACCTGCTGGATACAGAGGATACAGCTAGAGCTATCGCCAAAACCCAAGTGAATCTAAAGCTCATTCCCGATGTGGATGGAACACCTAAGATTGCGCAGCTGGTTGCCTACACTCTTGAAGATGTTCATGTAAAAGGCGCTTGGACCGGGCCGGCCCGCTTAAGCCTGATCCCCCATGTGAATGCTCCTGTGGCCGATTTGCCGGTGAAGGCGTACCTCGGGGGAAAGCATTTCATTGCTGATTTAACACTGCCCTATGGACAAGTCATTCATGACTATATCCAGTAG
- a CDS encoding CoA transferase subunit A: MINKLISAEDAVKRVKAGDTVMVGGFLAGGHPEGLVRALVETQSAGQLTLISNDTGTPELSIYKLVKSGRVKRIYASYIGSNPETGRLLMTKEAEVNLYPQGTLAEKIRAGGAGLGGVLTPVGVGTIVEEGKRKLDIDGKEYLLELPLHANVALIRAHKADEAGNLVIDGSSRNFNFVMAMAADYVVAEVDTYVKLGEIDPNHVNVPGILIDAIVKVGDIHE, translated from the coding sequence ATGATAAACAAATTAATCTCCGCCGAAGATGCCGTGAAGAGGGTGAAGGCTGGAGACACCGTGATGGTCGGCGGTTTTCTGGCTGGAGGCCACCCCGAAGGGCTGGTGCGTGCGCTTGTCGAGACGCAGTCAGCCGGTCAGCTCACGCTTATTTCCAATGATACGGGCACCCCGGAATTATCTATCTACAAGCTGGTCAAAAGCGGCCGGGTCAAGCGGATCTATGCCTCCTACATCGGCTCCAACCCGGAAACGGGAAGGCTGCTGATGACCAAGGAAGCTGAGGTGAATCTCTATCCGCAGGGCACGTTAGCTGAGAAAATCCGGGCTGGTGGAGCGGGGCTGGGTGGTGTGTTAACCCCTGTAGGAGTAGGGACGATTGTAGAGGAAGGTAAAAGGAAGCTCGATATTGACGGGAAAGAGTATCTGCTTGAATTGCCTCTCCATGCAAATGTGGCGCTGATCCGGGCCCATAAGGCAGACGAGGCGGGGAATCTGGTGATCGACGGCTCTTCCCGAAACTTCAATTTCGTCATGGCGATGGCGGCGGATTATGTAGTAGCTGAGGTAGATACTTATGTGAAGCTCGGGGAGATTGATCCCAATCATGTCAACGTCCCGGGGATTTTGATCGATGCTATTGTAAAGGTAGGGGATATACATGAATAA